In Gimesia chilikensis, the genomic window AGACTAACCGATCAGTTCTTTAATCGGAGTACCACCATTGGCCAGCTTCATCGGACGACCTCGTTTTGAGGTATGTACGATATCCAGCGGAATACCCAGAGAGTGAGCAACGGTTGCCCACAGGTCGCCAGGCAGATAGCTCTTGCCTTCGATGCCGATACCATCGCTGTCGGTCTTACCGATAGCCTGACCATTCTTCAGTCCGCCACCACCAATCATGGCAGTCCAGCTGGCGGCCCAGTGGTCACGACCAACGTTCTGGTTGATCCGCGGGGTACGACCAAACTCACCCATACAGACGATGGTCACATCATCCAGCATGCCGCGTTGTTTCAGGTCGGTTACCAGTGCTGAGATCCCTTTATCCAGCTGAGGCAGGTTCTGATTCTTGAGTGAATCGAATACGCCCTGGTGGAGGTCCCAGCTGCCAACCGAAGCGGAGACTTCGACGAAAGGCACACCAACCTGGACCAGACGACGAGCCAGCAGCAGTCCCTGTCCGAAGTTGCCGGTACCATAGGCGTCTTTGACAGCCGCTGGTTCCTGATCAACTTTGAAGGCTTCCATCTGGCTGGAAGTCATCAGGTTGACTGCTTTCTTGTAGATGTCCTTGTGAGAGTTGGCGGACTCACCACGCTTGGATTTAATGAATCCGGACTCCAGAACCTGAAGCATGTCCAGCCGCTGACCCAGACGCTGTTTTTCAGCCATGTTGATGTCAGCGTTCTGAATTGTTCCATTGCTGGATACTACGAATGGTGAGTGAGCCATTCCCAGGAAGCCGGCACTACCCCGGCTGCCCCCGACGGAAATGAACGAGGGGATATCCAGTTCTTTACGACGTGAACCGAGTTCGTAGCTGACCACCGAACCGAAGGTCGGGTGTACCACGGTGGGGTTAGGTACGTATGCAGAGTGCATGTAGTAGGTACCACGGGCATGGTCGGCTTCACGAGTACTCATGGAGCGAATCAGTGACAGGTTGTCCATGACCTGAGCGGTCTTGGGCATATGCTCAGAAATCTGCATATCACCTTTGGTGCTGATCGGCTTGAATTCACCGCCGTTCTTGGAACCTGGTTTCAGGTCCCAGATGTCGATGGTCGGTGGTCCACCCGGCATCCAGATGAGGATACAGGCTTTCTGCTGCTTCGTAACCTGAGCAGCATTCGCTTCCAGGTGTGACAGGAAGTTCATTGTTGGAATCGCGGTCGCTGCACCTGCGACGTGCTTCATAAAGTGCCGACGCGTCATTCCGTAAGGATTCATAATAGTCATGATAGTGGCCTTTTGCGAAAAGGATGTTTGTTTATTGATTTGTCTTTAGCACGACGCTGTAGTTTAGTGATTGAAAATAAATTCGTTGGAGTTCAGCAGAGCCCAATACAAGTCCTGGTAGGCGGCCAGTTTGTCCGGAGACCGGGCGATCAGTCTCTGGGCACTGGTCACTTCCCGACGATCAGGATATCGGCTCAGAGTCGAAAGGAACATTTTGCGGATCTTATCCTGGTCATTCCCCTTCGACAGCAGCATCTGATTCAGATAGCTGCCACTCTCGGCGCTGATTGCGTTCTTGGTTAATTCTCCGTTCATCATCATAAGAGCCTGAGGAATAGTGCCATTAAATGTAG contains:
- a CDS encoding DUF1501 domain-containing protein, with amino-acid sequence MTIMNPYGMTRRHFMKHVAGAATAIPTMNFLSHLEANAAQVTKQQKACILIWMPGGPPTIDIWDLKPGSKNGGEFKPISTKGDMQISEHMPKTAQVMDNLSLIRSMSTREADHARGTYYMHSAYVPNPTVVHPTFGSVVSYELGSRRKELDIPSFISVGGSRGSAGFLGMAHSPFVVSSNGTIQNADINMAEKQRLGQRLDMLQVLESGFIKSKRGESANSHKDIYKKAVNLMTSSQMEAFKVDQEPAAVKDAYGTGNFGQGLLLARRLVQVGVPFVEVSASVGSWDLHQGVFDSLKNQNLPQLDKGISALVTDLKQRGMLDDVTIVCMGEFGRTPRINQNVGRDHWAASWTAMIGGGGLKNGQAIGKTDSDGIGIEGKSYLPGDLWATVAHSLGIPLDIVHTSKRGRPMKLANGGTPIKELIG